The following are encoded together in the Salmonella enterica subsp. enterica serovar Choleraesuis genome:
- the gntK gene encoding gluconokinase, whose product MSTTNHDHHVYVLMGVSGSGKSAVASEVAHQLHAAFLDGDFLHPRCNIVKMASGEPLNDQDRVPWLKALNDAAFAMQRTNKVSLIVCSALKKQYRDILREGNSNLSFVYLRGDFELIESRLKARKGHFFKTQMLVTQFETLEEPTSDERDVLIVDIDQPLDGVIASTLALINEGSAQ is encoded by the coding sequence ATGAGCACTACCAATCACGATCACCACGTCTATGTCCTGATGGGCGTTTCCGGAAGCGGAAAATCTGCCGTCGCAAGCGAGGTGGCACACCAACTGCACGCGGCTTTTTTAGATGGAGACTTTCTCCACCCGCGTTGCAACATCGTCAAAATGGCATCTGGTGAACCACTGAACGACCAGGACAGGGTTCCATGGCTTAAGGCCCTGAATGACGCGGCGTTCGCGATGCAGCGCACCAATAAAGTATCTCTTATCGTTTGTTCTGCTCTGAAGAAACAGTACCGTGATATTTTGCGCGAAGGTAATTCAAATCTGTCCTTTGTTTACCTGCGCGGTGATTTTGAACTGATTGAAAGCCGTCTTAAGGCCCGTAAAGGCCACTTCTTCAAAACTCAGATGCTGGTGACTCAGTTCGAAACTCTGGAAGAGCCAACCTCCGATGAACGCGATGTATTGATTGTGGATATCGATCAGCCGCTGGATGGCGTTATCGCCAGCACACTCGCTCTAATCAATGAAGGTAGTGCGCAGTGA
- the ugpC gene encoding sn-glycerol-3-phosphate import ATP-binding protein UgpC: protein MSGLKLQAVTKSWDGKNQVIKPLTLDVADGEFIVMVGPSGCGKSTLLRMVAGLEQVSSGDIWIAGQRVTEMEPKDRGIAMVFQNYALYPHMSVEENMAWGLKIRGMNKQLIAEKVKEAARILELDGLLKRRPRELSGGQRQRVAMGRAIVRDPEVFLFDEPLSNLDAKLRVQMRLELQQLHRRLKTTSLYVTHDQVEAMTLAGRVMVMNNGIAEQVGTPVEVYEKPASRFVASFIGSPAMNLLEGTINPEGNSFELDGGVKLPLGDYYRQHAGRKMTLGIRPEHISLSSQEQGGVPLAMDTLEMLGADNLAHGRWGTQKLVIRLAHQERPQAGSILWLRWPDDHLHLFDGETGQRV, encoded by the coding sequence ATGTCAGGACTGAAATTACAGGCGGTAACTAAAAGCTGGGATGGAAAAAACCAGGTGATTAAGCCACTCACGCTGGATGTGGCGGATGGCGAATTTATTGTTATGGTTGGCCCTTCCGGCTGCGGAAAGTCAACGCTGCTGAGGATGGTCGCCGGGCTTGAGCAAGTGAGCAGTGGCGATATCTGGATTGCAGGGCAACGGGTAACCGAGATGGAGCCAAAAGATCGCGGGATTGCGATGGTGTTTCAGAACTATGCGCTATATCCACACATGAGCGTAGAAGAGAACATGGCCTGGGGGCTGAAGATCCGGGGTATGAATAAACAGCTTATCGCGGAGAAAGTGAAAGAGGCGGCGCGGATTCTGGAACTGGATGGCCTCCTGAAACGGCGACCGCGCGAGCTGTCCGGCGGCCAGCGCCAGCGCGTGGCGATGGGTCGGGCCATTGTGCGTGACCCCGAGGTATTCCTGTTTGATGAACCTCTTTCCAACCTTGATGCCAAACTGCGGGTGCAGATGCGCCTTGAGCTGCAACAGTTGCACCGGCGGTTGAAAACCACCTCGCTATATGTGACCCACGATCAGGTAGAGGCGATGACCCTGGCGGGGCGCGTTATGGTAATGAACAACGGTATCGCCGAGCAGGTTGGGACTCCGGTGGAAGTTTACGAAAAGCCTGCCAGCCGCTTCGTGGCAAGCTTTATCGGTAGTCCTGCGATGAACCTGTTGGAGGGTACTATTAATCCCGAGGGGAATAGCTTTGAACTGGATGGGGGAGTTAAGCTGCCGCTTGGTGACTATTATCGGCAGCACGCCGGGCGTAAAATGACCCTCGGCATTCGTCCGGAGCATATTTCTTTAAGCTCCCAGGAACAAGGCGGCGTACCGCTGGCGATGGATACCCTGGAGATGCTGGGCGCAGATAATTTGGCGCATGGCCGCTGGGGTACGCAAAAGCTGGTCATCCGGCTGGCGCATCAGGAACGCCCGCAGGCCGGTTCTATATTGTGGTTACGCTGGCCGGACGATCATTTGCATCTTTTTGATGGTGAAACAGGACAACGAGTATGA
- the ugpQ gene encoding glycerophosphoryl diester phosphodiesterase, giving the protein MSNWPYPRVAAHRGGGKLAPENTLAAIDMGAEYGHTMIEFDVKLSKDGEIFLLHDDNLERTSNGWGVAGELNWQDLLRVDAGGWFGREFKGEPLPLLSQVAERCRQHGMMANVEIKPTTGTGPLTGKVVAQAVRELWQDMPVPLLSSFEIDALEAAQQAVPELPRGLLLDEWRDDWQSVTEKLGCISLHLNHQLLDEQRVQQIKQAGLYILVYTVNSPRRAQQLLNWGVDTICTDRIDVIGPDFPA; this is encoded by the coding sequence ATGAGTAACTGGCCTTATCCCCGCGTGGCGGCTCATCGCGGTGGCGGCAAACTGGCTCCGGAAAATACGCTAGCGGCTATCGATATGGGTGCTGAATATGGGCATACCATGATTGAGTTTGACGTTAAGCTTTCTAAAGACGGCGAAATTTTCCTGCTCCATGATGACAACCTGGAGCGTACCAGCAACGGATGGGGCGTAGCGGGCGAGTTGAACTGGCAGGATTTGCTGCGGGTGGATGCCGGCGGCTGGTTTGGCCGAGAGTTTAAAGGTGAGCCTCTGCCACTACTGTCGCAGGTCGCAGAGCGCTGCCGTCAGCACGGTATGATGGCCAATGTTGAGATAAAACCAACCACCGGAACCGGGCCGCTGACGGGGAAAGTGGTGGCGCAGGCGGTGCGGGAATTGTGGCAGGATATGCCGGTTCCGCTGCTTTCATCATTTGAAATTGATGCATTGGAAGCTGCTCAGCAGGCAGTGCCAGAGTTGCCGCGCGGTTTATTGCTGGATGAGTGGCGTGATGACTGGCAAAGCGTAACGGAGAAGCTGGGCTGTATTTCGCTGCATTTGAATCATCAGCTACTGGATGAGCAACGGGTGCAGCAGATCAAGCAGGCCGGGCTCTACATTTTGGTTTATACCGTTAACTCCCCGCGTCGGGCGCAACAGCTACTCAACTGGGGCGTAGATACGATTTGTACCGACAGGATTGATGTTATTGGGCCTGATTTCCCGGCCTGA
- a CDS encoding glycerol-3-phosphate transporter permease, translated as MSASSPVFRSRWLPYLLVAPQLIITLIFFIWPAGEALWYSLQSVDPFGLSSQFVGLDNFVALFHDSYYLDSFWTTMKFSALVTICGLLVSLFFAALVEYIVRGSRLYQTLMLLPYAVAPAVAAVLWIFLFNPGRGLITHFLEQFGYDWNHAQNSGQAMFLVVFASVWKQVSYNFLFFYAALQSVPRSLIEAAAIDGAGPIRRFFKLALPLIAPVSFFLLVVNLVYAFFDTFPVIDAATAGGPVQATTTLIYKIYREGFAGLDLSASAAQSVVLMFLVIILTVVQFRYVESKVRYQ; from the coding sequence ATGTCTGCATCCAGTCCGGTGTTTCGCTCGCGCTGGCTTCCCTATTTGCTGGTGGCCCCGCAGCTCATCATTACTCTGATTTTCTTTATCTGGCCTGCCGGAGAGGCGTTGTGGTATTCGCTGCAAAGCGTCGATCCGTTTGGGCTATCCAGCCAGTTTGTGGGTTTGGATAATTTTGTTGCGCTGTTCCATGACAGCTATTACCTCGACTCTTTCTGGACCACGATGAAGTTCAGTGCGCTGGTCACGATTTGCGGGCTACTGGTATCGCTATTTTTCGCCGCACTGGTGGAATACATCGTGCGCGGTAGCCGCCTGTATCAAACCTTGATGCTACTTCCTTACGCCGTTGCCCCTGCGGTAGCCGCCGTTTTATGGATTTTTTTGTTTAACCCAGGAAGGGGGCTGATAACCCATTTTCTTGAGCAGTTTGGCTATGACTGGAATCACGCTCAAAACAGCGGCCAGGCGATGTTCCTGGTGGTCTTTGCTTCGGTATGGAAGCAGGTCAGTTACAACTTTCTGTTCTTTTATGCGGCATTGCAGTCGGTTCCGCGCTCGTTAATTGAAGCTGCGGCGATTGATGGCGCAGGCCCGATCCGTCGTTTCTTCAAACTCGCTCTGCCGCTGATAGCGCCGGTCAGCTTCTTTCTGCTGGTGGTAAATCTGGTATACGCCTTTTTTGATACCTTCCCGGTTATCGATGCGGCCACAGCGGGCGGTCCGGTGCAGGCGACCACGACGCTGATTTATAAAATTTATCGTGAAGGGTTTGCCGGGCTGGATCTGTCGGCTTCTGCCGCGCAGTCGGTGGTGCTGATGTTCCTGGTGATTATTTTAACGGTGGTGCAGTTCCGTTATGTGGAAAGTAAGGTGCGTTACCAATGA
- a CDS encoding LacI family transcriptional regulator: MTVSRFLRNPEQVSAALRVKIAAAVEELGYIPNRAPDILSNATSRAIGVLLPSLTNQVFAEVLRGVESVTDAYGYQTMLAHYGYKPELEEERLESMLSWNIDGLVLTERSHTPRTLKMIEVAGIPVVELMDSISPCLDIAVGFDNFEAARQMTAAIIKRGHRHVAYLGARLDERTIMKQKGYEQAMIDAGLTPYSVMVEQSSSYSTGGELLRQARREYPQLDSVFCTNDDLAVGAAFECQRLGLKIPDDMAIAGFHGHDIGQVMEPRLASVLTPRERMGRIGAERLLARIRGEIISPVMLDLGFTLSPGGSI; encoded by the coding sequence ATGACCGTCAGCCGTTTTTTGCGTAACCCGGAGCAGGTTTCTGCCGCCTTGCGCGTAAAAATTGCCGCTGCGGTGGAAGAACTGGGTTATATCCCCAATCGGGCTCCCGATATTCTATCTAATGCGACCAGCCGCGCTATTGGCGTGTTGCTGCCTTCCCTGACCAACCAGGTTTTTGCCGAAGTATTGCGCGGCGTAGAGAGCGTAACCGATGCTTATGGTTACCAGACTATGCTGGCTCACTATGGTTATAAACCGGAGCTGGAAGAAGAGCGTCTGGAATCAATGCTCTCCTGGAACATTGATGGCCTGGTGCTGACCGAGCGCAGCCATACCCCCCGTACGCTAAAGATGATCGAAGTTGCCGGTATTCCGGTGGTCGAGCTGATGGATAGCATCTCTCCTTGCCTTGATATTGCGGTGGGTTTCGATAACTTCGAGGCGGCGCGCCAGATGACGGCGGCTATTATTAAACGCGGCCATCGTCACGTTGCCTATCTGGGGGCGCGTCTTGATGAGCGTACCATCATGAAGCAAAAGGGCTATGAGCAGGCGATGATTGACGCCGGGCTGACTCCTTATAGCGTAATGGTTGAGCAATCTTCTTCTTATTCTACCGGTGGCGAGTTGCTGCGCCAGGCCCGGCGTGAATACCCACAGCTTGATAGCGTATTTTGTACCAACGATGACCTTGCGGTTGGTGCTGCCTTCGAATGCCAGCGGCTCGGGCTGAAAATTCCTGATGATATGGCCATTGCCGGTTTCCACGGCCATGATATAGGCCAGGTGATGGAGCCACGGCTCGCTTCGGTACTGACTCCTCGTGAGCGTATGGGGCGTATTGGTGCGGAGCGCCTGCTGGCCCGTATCCGTGGGGAGATTATTTCGCCAGTGATGCTGGATTTGGGTTTCACACTCTCACCCGGTGGGTCAATTTAG
- a CDS encoding sn-glycerol-3-phosphate ABC transporter substrate-binding protein: protein MTSLRHTASGVALSLLLAGQSMAATTIPFWHSMEGELGKEVDSLAQRFNAANPDYKVTPIYKGNYEQNLSAGIAAFRTGNAPAILQVYEVGTATMMASKAIKPVYEVFKDAGINFDESQFVPTVSGYYTDAKSGHLLSQPFNSSTPVLYYNKDAFKKAGLNPDQPPATWQDLAAYSEKLKAAGMKCGYASGWQGWIQIENFSAWNGLPVATKNNGFDGRDAVLEFNKPEQVKHIALLEDMNKKGTFSYVGRKDESTEKFYNGDCAMTTASSGSLADIRHYAKFNYGVGMMPYDADIKGAPQNAIIGGASLWVMQGKDKETYAGVAKFLDFLAKPENAAEWHQKTGYLPITKAAYDLTREQGFYDKNPGADVATRQMLNKPPLPFTKGLRLGNMPQIRTVVDEELESVWTGKKTPQQALDSAVQRGNQLLRRFEQSTKS, encoded by the coding sequence ATGACATCTTTAAGACATACCGCTTCAGGAGTGGCTCTGAGTTTGTTACTGGCCGGCCAGTCCATGGCGGCGACCACCATCCCGTTCTGGCACTCGATGGAAGGAGAGTTGGGTAAGGAAGTTGATTCGCTGGCACAGCGTTTTAACGCCGCCAACCCGGACTATAAAGTCACTCCAATTTATAAAGGCAATTACGAACAGAACCTTAGCGCCGGGATTGCCGCATTCCGTACCGGCAACGCTCCGGCAATTTTGCAGGTCTACGAAGTAGGTACCGCCACGATGATGGCATCCAAGGCCATCAAACCGGTTTATGAAGTCTTTAAAGATGCGGGTATTAATTTTGATGAATCGCAGTTTGTGCCCACGGTTTCCGGTTATTACACCGATGCGAAATCCGGCCATCTTCTCTCTCAGCCCTTCAACAGCTCTACCCCGGTGCTCTATTACAACAAAGATGCCTTTAAAAAAGCTGGCCTGAACCCCGATCAACCGCCTGCAACCTGGCAGGACTTAGCTGCCTACAGTGAAAAGCTAAAAGCGGCTGGGATGAAGTGTGGCTACGCCAGCGGCTGGCAGGGGTGGATCCAGATTGAAAACTTCAGCGCATGGAATGGCCTGCCGGTTGCGACCAAAAATAACGGGTTCGATGGCCGGGATGCGGTGCTGGAGTTTAACAAGCCGGAGCAGGTGAAACATATTGCGCTGCTGGAGGATATGAATAAGAAAGGGACATTCAGCTACGTCGGGCGTAAAGATGAGTCCACCGAGAAGTTCTATAACGGCGACTGCGCCATGACGACCGCTTCGTCCGGATCGCTGGCGGATATTCGCCACTATGCCAAATTTAACTACGGCGTGGGCATGATGCCTTATGACGCGGATATCAAAGGCGCTCCGCAAAATGCCATTATTGGCGGCGCCAGTCTGTGGGTGATGCAAGGTAAAGACAAGGAGACCTATGCCGGCGTCGCGAAGTTTCTCGATTTCCTTGCGAAGCCAGAGAACGCCGCCGAGTGGCATCAGAAAACCGGCTATCTGCCGATTACCAAAGCTGCTTATGACCTGACCCGCGAGCAGGGATTTTATGACAAGAACCCAGGGGCTGACGTGGCGACCCGACAGATGCTGAACAAGCCGCCGCTGCCATTCACTAAAGGTTTGCGCCTGGGCAACATGCCGCAAATCCGCACCGTTGTAGATGAGGAGCTTGAGAGCGTCTGGACCGGGAAGAAAACCCCGCAGCAGGCTCTGGACTCAGCCGTTCAACGCGGCAACCAGTTACTGCGCCGCTTTGAGCAGTCGACAAAGTCTTAA
- the yhhW gene encoding quercetin 2,3-dioxygenase, producing MIYLRKAEERGHANHGWLDSWHSFSFANYYDPNFMGFSALRVINDDVIEAGQGFGTHPHKDMEILTYVLEGVVEHQDSMGNKEQVPAGEFQIMSAGTGVRHSEYNPSDKDRLHLYQIWIMPDTQGLEPRYEQRRFDAPQGRQLVLSPDARDGSLKVFQDMSLYRWALAPQEQSVYQIPADRKIWIQVVKGEVSINGTHAKTSDGIAVWDEQAISIHADSASEILLFDLPPV from the coding sequence ATGATCTACTTACGTAAAGCAGAAGAACGCGGCCACGCTAACCACGGTTGGCTGGACTCCTGGCACTCTTTTTCATTTGCCAACTATTACGATCCTAACTTTATGGGCTTCTCAGCGCTGCGGGTTATCAACGATGACGTAATAGAAGCAGGGCAGGGGTTTGGCACCCATCCTCACAAAGATATGGAGATTTTGACCTATGTGCTGGAAGGGGTGGTTGAGCACCAGGACAGCATGGGGAATAAAGAGCAGGTTCCTGCCGGTGAGTTCCAGATTATGAGCGCCGGTACCGGCGTGCGCCATTCGGAATATAACCCGAGCGATAAAGATCGCCTGCACCTGTATCAAATCTGGATTATGCCAGACACTCAGGGCCTGGAGCCGCGTTATGAGCAGCGCCGTTTCGATGCGCCGCAAGGCCGTCAGCTAGTACTGTCGCCAGATGCTCGCGACGGATCGCTGAAAGTATTCCAGGATATGTCTCTGTATCGCTGGGCACTGGCACCGCAGGAGCAGTCGGTATACCAGATTCCGGCTGACCGCAAAATTTGGATTCAGGTAGTGAAAGGCGAAGTATCTATTAATGGTACTCATGCGAAAACCAGCGACGGTATTGCAGTCTGGGATGAGCAGGCCATTTCTATCCATGCAGATAGCGCCAGCGAAATCCTGTTGTTCGATCTGCCACCGGTCTGA
- a CDS encoding gamma-glutamyltransferase — MKKIRQGVVLFIVMLLGAGSPIWAYAAPPVSYGVEEDTFHPVAARHGMVVSVDALATQVGVDILQQGGNAVDAAVAVGFALAVTHPQAGNLGGGGFMLLRTKEGKTTAIDFREMAPKGASRDMFLDKDGNADSKKSLTSHLASGTPGTVAGFALALKNYGTLPLEKVIAPAIRLAHDGFTVNDALAGDLHQYGSEVLPDHPNSKAIFWKESGPLEKGDKLVQSQLAKSLEIIARQGPDGFYRGPIGEQIVAEMAAHGGLITKADLESYRAVERQPIKGSYRGYEIYSMPPPSSGGIHIVQILNILENFPLSQYGFGSASAIQVMAEAEKYAYADRSEYLGDPDFVKVPWQALTSKAYAKSIASQIDLEKARPSKEIKPGKLAPYESNQTTHFSVVDKDGNAVAVTYTLNTTFGSGIVAGNSGILLNNEMDDFSAKPGTPNVYGLVGGEANAIGPGKRPLSSMSPTLVVKDGKTWLVTGSPGGSRIITTVLQMVVNSIDFGMNIAEATNAPRFHHQWLPDELRIEKGFSPDTLKLLRQKGQNVSLQPAMGSTQSIIIGPDGRLYGAADPRSPGDLAAGY, encoded by the coding sequence ATGAAAAAAATCAGGCAGGGAGTTGTGTTATTCATCGTGATGCTGCTGGGGGCCGGTAGTCCAATATGGGCTTATGCAGCACCCCCAGTCTCTTATGGCGTGGAGGAAGATACCTTTCATCCGGTGGCTGCGCGCCACGGCATGGTGGTATCGGTAGACGCGCTGGCGACCCAGGTGGGCGTTGATATTCTTCAGCAGGGCGGAAATGCGGTAGATGCTGCGGTTGCGGTGGGATTTGCGCTGGCGGTGACCCATCCTCAGGCAGGTAATCTGGGCGGCGGCGGGTTTATGTTGCTGCGCACCAAAGAAGGTAAAACAACGGCTATCGACTTCCGTGAAATGGCGCCAAAAGGCGCTTCTCGCGATATGTTCCTGGATAAAGACGGGAATGCCGACAGTAAAAAGTCGCTGACCTCTCATTTAGCCTCCGGCACTCCAGGAACGGTGGCAGGTTTTGCCCTGGCATTAAAAAATTATGGCACTCTGCCTTTAGAGAAGGTTATTGCTCCGGCGATTCGCCTGGCACATGATGGATTTACTGTTAACGACGCACTCGCAGGCGACTTACACCAATACGGGAGCGAAGTACTGCCCGACCATCCCAATAGCAAAGCTATCTTCTGGAAAGAGAGTGGCCCGCTGGAGAAGGGCGATAAGCTGGTACAAAGCCAGCTGGCAAAAAGCCTGGAAATCATCGCCCGCCAGGGGCCGGATGGCTTTTATCGTGGGCCGATTGGCGAGCAAATTGTCGCTGAGATGGCGGCGCACGGGGGATTAATCACTAAAGCCGATCTTGAGTCTTATCGCGCCGTGGAGCGGCAGCCGATTAAAGGAAGCTATCGCGGTTATGAAATCTACTCCATGCCGCCGCCCTCATCCGGCGGTATTCATATCGTTCAGATCCTCAATATTCTCGAGAACTTTCCGCTTAGTCAGTATGGGTTTGGCAGTGCCAGCGCGATTCAGGTGATGGCCGAGGCCGAAAAATATGCCTATGCCGACCGTTCTGAATATCTGGGCGATCCTGATTTTGTGAAGGTGCCGTGGCAGGCACTCACCAGCAAGGCTTACGCAAAATCTATCGCCAGCCAGATAGACCTGGAAAAAGCCAGACCATCCAAAGAGATAAAGCCGGGTAAACTCGCGCCTTATGAAAGTAACCAGACCACCCATTTCTCGGTGGTTGATAAAGATGGCAATGCGGTAGCAGTGACTTACACCCTAAACACAACGTTTGGCAGTGGGATTGTGGCCGGAAATAGCGGCATTTTACTTAACAATGAAATGGACGATTTTTCTGCCAAACCCGGTACGCCTAACGTTTATGGGCTGGTGGGCGGTGAGGCGAATGCGATAGGGCCGGGCAAGCGGCCATTATCGTCTATGTCGCCAACGCTGGTGGTTAAGGACGGAAAGACATGGCTGGTCACCGGTAGCCCCGGCGGCAGCCGGATAATCACCACCGTACTACAGATGGTAGTGAACAGCATTGATTTTGGCATGAACATCGCCGAGGCCACTAATGCTCCGCGCTTCCATCACCAATGGTTGCCGGATGAGCTGCGCATTGAAAAGGGCTTCAGCCCGGACACGCTAAAGCTATTGCGCCAAAAGGGTCAGAATGTCTCTTTACAGCCGGCAATGGGCAGCACTCAAAGCATCATTATTGGCCCGGACGGACGATTATATGGTGCCGCAGACCCACGCTCGCCGGGAGACTTAGCGGCGGGGTACTGA
- a CDS encoding high-affinity branched-chain amino acid transport ATP-binding protein gives MENVMLSFEQVSAHYGKIQALHEVSLFINRGEIVTLIGANGAGKTTLLGTLCGDPRASNGRILFDGKDITQWPTAQIMREAVAIVPEGRRVFSRMTVEENLAMGGFFTARQEYQRLLDWVYELFPRLKERRTQRAGTMSGGEQQMLAIGRALMSQPRLLLLDEPSLGLAPIIIQQIFDTIEQLRREGMTIFLVEQNANQALKLADRGYVLENGRVVLEDTGDALLANEAVRSAYLGG, from the coding sequence ATGGAAAATGTCATGCTCTCCTTTGAGCAGGTTAGCGCCCATTACGGCAAGATTCAGGCGCTGCATGAAGTCAGCCTGTTTATTAATCGCGGCGAAATAGTGACGCTTATCGGGGCTAACGGCGCGGGCAAAACGACGCTGCTTGGTACCCTGTGCGGAGATCCGCGCGCCAGCAACGGCCGCATTCTGTTTGATGGTAAAGATATTACCCAATGGCCAACGGCCCAGATAATGCGTGAGGCGGTGGCCATTGTTCCGGAAGGGCGGCGGGTATTCTCCCGGATGACTGTTGAGGAAAACCTGGCGATGGGGGGCTTTTTTACCGCTCGCCAGGAGTATCAGCGACTGCTGGACTGGGTCTACGAGCTTTTCCCGCGCCTGAAGGAGCGCCGCACTCAGCGTGCCGGTACGATGTCCGGCGGTGAACAGCAGATGCTGGCCATTGGTCGTGCGTTGATGAGCCAGCCGCGCCTGCTGCTGCTGGATGAGCCGTCACTTGGCCTGGCTCCCATTATCATCCAACAAATATTCGATACCATTGAACAGTTGCGGCGCGAAGGCATGACCATTTTCCTGGTGGAGCAAAACGCCAACCAGGCGCTGAAGCTGGCCGATCGTGGCTACGTGCTGGAAAATGGCCGGGTGGTACTTGAAGATACCGGCGATGCCCTGCTGGCTAACGAAGCGGTACGCAGTGCCTATTTAGGCGGATAA
- the ugpE gene encoding sn-glycerol-3-phosphate transport system permease protein UgpE, producing the protein MIENRPWLTIFSHTMLILGIAVILFPLYVAFVAATLDDRAVFETPMTLLPGSHLLENMHAIWVNGVGANSAPFWRMMLNSFVMAFSITVGKITVSMLSAFAIVWFRFPLRNLFFWMIFITLMLPVEVRIFPTVEVIANLKMLDSYAGLTLPLMASATATFLFRQFFMTLPDELAEAARIDGASPMRFFRDIVLPLSKTNLAALFVITFIYGWNQYLWPLLIITDIDLGTAVAGIKGMIATGEGTTQWNQVMAAMLLTLIPPVVIVLVMQRAFVRGLVDSEK; encoded by the coding sequence ATGATTGAAAATCGTCCGTGGCTGACTATTTTCAGCCACACCATGCTGATACTGGGAATTGCCGTGATCCTGTTTCCGCTTTACGTCGCATTCGTTGCCGCGACGCTGGATGACCGGGCGGTATTTGAAACCCCAATGACGCTGCTCCCAGGTTCGCACTTGCTGGAGAACATGCATGCCATCTGGGTTAATGGCGTAGGGGCTAACAGCGCGCCGTTCTGGCGCATGATGCTTAACAGCTTTGTGATGGCGTTCAGTATTACGGTGGGCAAAATTACGGTCTCTATGTTGTCGGCTTTTGCCATTGTCTGGTTTCGCTTTCCACTACGTAATCTGTTCTTCTGGATGATCTTTATTACCCTGATGCTGCCGGTTGAAGTGCGCATCTTCCCCACCGTTGAAGTCATCGCTAACCTCAAAATGCTCGATAGCTACGCGGGCTTAACTCTGCCGCTGATGGCTTCCGCCACAGCAACCTTTCTGTTCCGGCAATTCTTTATGACGCTGCCCGATGAGCTGGCTGAAGCCGCGCGGATCGATGGCGCATCGCCGATGCGTTTTTTCCGCGATATCGTTCTGCCGCTGTCAAAAACCAATCTGGCGGCGCTGTTTGTTATCACCTTTATCTACGGCTGGAACCAGTATCTATGGCCGCTGTTAATTATCACCGATATCGATCTCGGCACCGCCGTGGCGGGCATTAAGGGAATGATCGCTACCGGAGAGGGCACTACACAGTGGAATCAGGTTATGGCCGCAATGTTATTAACCCTTATCCCGCCGGTAGTGATTGTTTTAGTTATGCAGCGCGCCTTTGTGCGCGGTTTAGTGGATAGCGAGAAGTAA